The following are encoded together in the Pseudoalteromonas piscicida genome:
- the carA gene encoding glutamine-hydrolyzing carbamoyl-phosphate synthase small subunit: MTKSALLVLEDGTVFRGTAIGADGMSVGEVVFNTSMTGYQEILTDPSYAEQIVTLTYPHIGNTGTNSEDEEADKIWAKGLVIRDLPLLASNFRNEQSLSDYLKERNILGIADIDTRKLTRILRDKGAQNGCIIAGDEVDEQKALEAAQAFPGLKGMDLAKVVTTESQFEWRESSWTLGEGFKTLSAEEEKFHVVAYDFGVKKNILRMLVDRGCKLTVVPAETSAADVLALNPDGIFLSNGPGDPEPCTYAIEAIKAFLETDTPIFGICLGHQLLALASGAKTVKMKFGHHGGNHPVKDLDRDVVMITAQNHGFAADEATLPDTLRATHKSLFDGTLQGIHRTDKPAFSFQGHPEASPGPHDAAPLFDHFIELMQSRNA; this comes from the coding sequence TTGACTAAATCCGCTCTGTTAGTCCTTGAAGACGGCACGGTGTTTCGCGGCACTGCTATCGGTGCTGACGGTATGTCAGTCGGTGAGGTGGTATTCAATACGTCAATGACGGGGTATCAAGAGATCTTAACGGATCCTTCATACGCGGAACAAATCGTTACGCTTACTTACCCACATATCGGCAACACCGGTACTAACAGCGAAGATGAGGAAGCGGACAAGATCTGGGCAAAAGGCCTAGTGATCCGTGACTTACCACTGCTTGCGAGTAATTTCCGTAACGAACAATCATTGAGTGATTACTTGAAAGAACGCAATATCTTAGGGATCGCAGATATTGATACTCGTAAACTAACTCGCATTTTACGTGATAAAGGCGCTCAAAACGGCTGTATCATCGCAGGTGACGAAGTAGACGAGCAAAAAGCGCTAGAAGCGGCGCAAGCATTCCCTGGCTTGAAAGGGATGGATTTAGCAAAAGTAGTAACAACCGAATCTCAGTTTGAATGGCGTGAATCAAGCTGGACTTTAGGCGAGGGCTTTAAAACGCTTTCTGCTGAAGAAGAAAAATTCCATGTTGTTGCGTACGATTTTGGTGTGAAAAAGAACATTCTTAGAATGTTAGTTGATAGAGGCTGTAAGTTAACCGTTGTTCCAGCAGAAACCTCCGCTGCTGACGTACTTGCATTAAACCCTGATGGTATCTTCCTATCAAACGGCCCTGGCGACCCTGAGCCATGTACTTACGCCATTGAAGCAATCAAAGCATTTTTAGAAACAGATACCCCTATTTTTGGTATTTGTTTAGGCCATCAGTTATTAGCACTCGCTTCTGGTGCGAAAACAGTAAAAATGAAGTTTGGTCACCATGGTGGTAACCACCCGGTTAAAGACTTAGATCGCGATGTCGTGATGATCACTGCACAAAACCACGGTTTTGCTGCTGACGAAGCAACGCTTCCTGATACGCTACGTGCAACGCACAAGTCACTGTTCGATGGCACACTGCAAGGTATTCACCGTACTGATAAGCCAGCGTTTAGCTTCCAAGGTCACCCTGAAGCAAGTCCTGGTCCACATGATGCGGCACCGCTATTCGACCATTTCATTGAATTAATGCAATCTCGCAACGCTTAA
- the carB gene encoding carbamoyl-phosphate synthase large subunit, with protein MPKRTDIKSILILGAGPIVIGQACEFDYSGAQACKALREEGYRVILVNSNPATIMTDPEMADATYIEPIHWEVVEKIIEKEKPDAVLPTMGGQTALNCALDLDKHGVLAKHGVELIGATADAIDKAENRERFDAAMKNIGLECPRAEIAHSMDEAHDILTRIGFPCIIRPSFTMGGTGGGVAYNMEEFDEICTRGLDLSPTNELLIDESLLGWKEYEMEVVRDKNDNCIIVCSIENFDPMGVHTGDSITVAPAQTLTDKEYQIMRNASMAVLREIGVETGGSNVQFGVNPVDGRMVIIEMNPRVSRSSALASKATGFPIAKIAAKLAVGYTLDELQNDITGGATPASFEPSIDYVVTKIPRFNFEKFAGSNDRLTTQMKSVGEVMAIGRNQQESLQKALRGLEVGATGLNPIVALDAPNAKETIIRELREPGAERIWYIADAMRHGMSVEEVFELTKIDPWYLVQIEDILKDEATIAEVGMAGLNKDFLRRLKRKGFSDARIAEIAGVSEKEIRKKRHQLEILPVYKRVDTCAAEFSSDTAYMYSTYDEECEANPSDKDKIMVIGGGPNRIGQGIEFDYCCVHAALAMREDGYETIMVNCNPETVSTDYDTSDRLFFEPITLEDVLEIVRVEKPKGVIVQYGGQTPLKLARDLEANGVPVIGTSPDAIDRAEDRERFQQLVERLNLLQPENATVTSLEEAVAKSQEIGFPLVVRPSYVLGGRAMEIVYDEDDLRRYMTEAVSVSNEAPVLLDRFLDDAIEVDVDAICDGENVIIGGIMEHIEQAGVHSGDSACSLPAHTLPQDIQDVMRKQVRDMALELGVVGLMNTQFAVKDGQVYLIEVNPRAARTVPFVSKATGVALAKVAARCMVGQSLESQGVTKEVIPPYYSVKEVVLPFAKFPGVDPMRGPEMRSTGEVMGVGENFAEAFAKAQLGAANTLPRGGRALLSVRNGDKARVVELAKTMKAIGFELDATNGTAKALEEAGIEVRRVNKVFEGRPHILDRIKNGEYSYIVNTTEGRQAIEDSKVLRRGALQHKTNYTTTLNAAFANCTANEADDRSSVNSVQELHQRLN; from the coding sequence ATGCCAAAACGTACCGACATAAAAAGCATTCTGATTTTGGGCGCAGGCCCAATCGTTATCGGCCAAGCATGTGAATTCGATTACTCTGGTGCTCAGGCTTGTAAAGCGCTTAGAGAAGAAGGCTATAGAGTTATTCTTGTAAACTCTAACCCTGCGACTATCATGACTGACCCTGAAATGGCGGATGCAACTTACATCGAGCCTATTCACTGGGAAGTGGTAGAAAAGATCATCGAAAAAGAAAAGCCTGATGCGGTGCTGCCTACGATGGGTGGCCAAACAGCACTTAACTGCGCGCTAGACCTAGATAAGCACGGTGTGCTTGCTAAACATGGCGTTGAGCTAATTGGTGCGACTGCAGATGCAATCGATAAAGCGGAAAACCGTGAGCGTTTTGATGCGGCGATGAAAAATATCGGCTTAGAATGTCCTCGCGCTGAAATTGCACACTCAATGGATGAAGCGCACGATATCTTAACTCGCATCGGGTTCCCATGTATTATTCGTCCTTCATTCACGATGGGCGGCACCGGTGGTGGTGTTGCGTATAACATGGAAGAGTTTGACGAGATCTGTACTCGAGGTCTTGACCTGTCACCAACAAATGAACTGCTTATCGACGAAAGCCTATTAGGCTGGAAAGAATATGAGATGGAAGTGGTTCGTGACAAAAACGACAACTGTATCATCGTATGTTCAATCGAAAACTTCGACCCAATGGGCGTACACACTGGTGACTCAATCACAGTTGCACCAGCACAAACGCTAACTGACAAAGAATATCAAATCATGCGTAACGCTTCGATGGCGGTACTTCGTGAAATTGGTGTTGAAACTGGTGGGTCAAACGTTCAGTTTGGTGTAAACCCTGTTGATGGTCGTATGGTTATCATCGAGATGAACCCGCGTGTATCACGTTCTTCTGCGCTTGCGTCAAAAGCAACGGGTTTCCCGATCGCTAAAATCGCAGCCAAGCTTGCAGTAGGTTATACGCTTGATGAGCTACAAAACGACATTACAGGCGGTGCAACACCTGCATCATTTGAACCGTCAATCGACTATGTCGTGACTAAGATCCCTCGCTTTAACTTCGAAAAATTCGCAGGTTCAAATGACCGTCTGACTACTCAGATGAAGTCAGTTGGTGAAGTAATGGCAATTGGTCGCAACCAACAAGAGTCATTACAAAAAGCACTACGAGGCCTAGAAGTGGGTGCAACGGGTCTGAACCCAATCGTTGCTCTTGACGCGCCAAACGCAAAAGAAACGATCATCCGCGAATTACGCGAGCCAGGTGCTGAGCGTATTTGGTACATTGCTGATGCAATGCGTCACGGTATGTCTGTCGAAGAAGTATTTGAACTAACTAAGATTGACCCTTGGTACCTAGTTCAAATCGAAGACATTTTAAAAGATGAAGCGACAATCGCTGAAGTGGGCATGGCAGGTCTAAACAAAGATTTCCTGCGCCGCTTGAAGCGTAAAGGTTTCTCAGATGCTCGCATCGCCGAAATCGCAGGCGTATCAGAAAAAGAAATTCGCAAGAAGCGTCACCAGCTTGAAATTCTGCCAGTTTACAAGCGCGTAGACACATGTGCTGCAGAATTTAGCTCAGATACCGCTTACATGTACTCAACGTATGATGAAGAGTGTGAAGCGAATCCTTCTGACAAAGATAAAATCATGGTTATCGGTGGCGGTCCTAACCGTATTGGTCAAGGTATCGAATTTGATTACTGCTGTGTACACGCCGCTCTTGCAATGCGTGAAGACGGCTATGAAACTATCATGGTCAACTGTAACCCTGAGACGGTTTCAACAGACTACGATACGTCTGATCGCTTATTCTTCGAACCAATTACACTTGAAGACGTGCTAGAAATCGTCCGTGTTGAAAAGCCAAAAGGTGTTATCGTTCAGTACGGTGGTCAAACTCCACTTAAACTGGCACGAGACCTTGAAGCGAATGGTGTACCAGTAATTGGTACTTCTCCTGACGCCATTGACCGCGCAGAAGACCGTGAGCGTTTCCAGCAACTAGTTGAGCGTCTAAACCTGCTTCAACCAGAAAACGCAACGGTAACGTCACTAGAAGAAGCGGTTGCTAAATCACAAGAAATTGGCTTCCCACTGGTTGTTCGTCCGTCATATGTACTTGGTGGTCGCGCAATGGAAATCGTGTACGATGAAGACGATTTACGTCGTTACATGACCGAAGCGGTGTCTGTCTCTAATGAAGCACCAGTACTACTTGACCGTTTCTTAGATGATGCGATTGAAGTAGACGTAGATGCTATCTGTGACGGTGAGAACGTTATCATCGGCGGTATTATGGAGCACATCGAGCAAGCCGGTGTTCACTCGGGTGACTCAGCATGTTCATTGCCTGCACACACGTTACCGCAAGATATCCAAGACGTGATGCGTAAGCAAGTCCGTGATATGGCGCTAGAGCTAGGTGTTGTTGGCCTGATGAATACTCAGTTCGCAGTGAAAGATGGCCAGGTATACTTGATTGAAGTTAACCCGCGCGCCGCTCGCACAGTACCATTTGTTTCAAAAGCAACAGGGGTTGCGCTGGCAAAAGTCGCTGCACGTTGTATGGTTGGCCAGTCTCTTGAAAGCCAAGGTGTAACGAAGGAAGTTATCCCTCCGTACTACAGTGTGAAAGAAGTGGTATTGCCATTCGCTAAGTTCCCTGGAGTTGACCCAATGCGTGGTCCAGAGATGCGTTCGACGGGTGAAGTGATGGGGGTTGGTGAAAACTTCGCCGAAGCATTCGCAAAAGCCCAATTAGGTGCAGCAAACACTTTACCACGTGGCGGCCGCGCGCTACTATCTGTGCGTAATGGTGATAAGGCACGCGTAGTTGAACTAGCTAAGACAATGAAAGCAATCGGTTTTGAGCTAGATGCAACGAATGGTACGGCGAAAGCGCTTGAAGAAGCGGGTATTGAAGTACGTCGCGTAAACAAAGTATTCGAAGGTCGTCCTCATATTCTTGACCGTATCAAGAATGGTGAGTACAGCTATATCGTTAATACTACCGAAGGTCGCCAAGCTATTGAGGACTCGAAGGTGTTACGTCGTGGTGCGCTTCAGCATAAGACTAACTACACCACTACGCTAAATGCAGCGTTTGCAAACTGTACAGCGAATGAAGCTGACGACAGAAGTTCTGTAAACTCTGTTCAAGAACTACACCAGCGTTTGAACTAA